GGCTACATGATTCCGGCGAACTCATTTGGATGAGCGAACGCGACGGCTGGTGTCATCTCTGGCGATATGATGTCGACACTGCGAAGGTCAAAAACCGAATTACACAGGGCACCTGGCCGGTTCGAGAAGTGCTGCACGTGGACGAAGACCGGCAAGAAATTTGGTTCATGGCGAGTGGACTTAGGACGGACGAAGACCCCTATCACTTGCATCTTTGCCGAGTGAATTTCGATGGCAGTCAGTTTCGACAACTCACGACTGCAGACGGCAATCATCACATCGAGTTTTCACCAGACCGCAAATTCTTCATCGCCCGTTGGTCGCGGGTTGATCATCCGCCGGTGCACGAATTGCGACGTTCGGCCGATGGAAGTCTCGTCTGCCAACTTGAAGAAGCCGACATCGAACCGCTGTTAAACACTGGTTGGTCAATGCCGGAACGGTTCGTGGCCGCCGGGCGTGATGGCAAAACCGAGATTCACGGTTTGCTGATCAAGCCATCGAACTTTGACCCGAGCCAATCGTATCCGGTGGTCGAGAATATCTACGCCGGTCCGCACTCAGCTCATGTGCCAAAAGATTTTGGTCGAATGACCGGCTTGTACCGCGTTGCCGAACTTGGCTTTGTGGTCGTGAAAATCGATGGTATGGGCACAAATCATCGGGGCAAGACGTTCCATGACGTGTGCTGGAAGAACCTCAAGGATGCCGGGTTTCCCGACCGCATCGCCTGGATCAAAACCGCCGCCGAGAGTCGTCCTTGGATGGACTTATCGCGAGTTGGAATCTATGGCGGAAGTGCAGGCGGACAAAATGCGATGCGAGCATTGCTCGATCATCACGACTTCTACAAAGTCGCGGTCGCGGACTGCGGGTGTCACGATAATCGCATGGACAAGATTTGGTGGAACGAACAGTGGATGGGTTGGCCGATCGACGAGAGTTATCAGCAAAACTCAAACGCCGTCGATGCACACAAGCTCGAAGGCGAATTGCTATTGATTGTTGGTGAACTCGATCGGAATGTCGATCCCGCGAGTACAATGCAGGTCGTCGGCGCACTCCAAAAAGCCGGGAAGCGGTTCGAGTTCATGCCGATCATCGGAGCCGGGCATGGCGCAGCAGAAACTCCATACGGAAATCGAATCCGCATGGAGTTTCTCACTCGGCATCTGCTAGCACCGTGACGATGCTGATTAGATATTAATCTCAAAACCTTTGCGATTTTCCCGCGAAAGGAATGAGTTCGCTTGCTCGTCATCGATGACTTGGCGTTTCACCGGATCCCATTTCAATGGGCGTCCGAGTCGCATGGCGATGTTAGACAAGTGACAGATTTCGAGCATTCGGTTGTGCGACCAAACATCGGAAATCGGTTGCTTGCGTGACTCCATCGCTTCGATGAAATTCGCCGTGTGGTTGGCACTGACTTTGCCGCCATAAACTTCTTCGATGGCACCATCGGGAAGCGGGTTGTCGGCGAGTTCTTCGACAGGTTTGCCGACGATCTTGCCACGATTGACGAAGAACCGGCCCTTCGTACCTTCGAAGAGGATGCCGTTATCGCCTTCGCTGGTGATGATCATTTCCACGTCGTCGGGCATATCGACCTGAATGCGGAAACTGGTCGCCGCATTGTATCGGTCGTGCACAACCGGGTTGCCGTCTTTGTATTCGACGGGCAGGTTGTACTCGATGGGAGTAATTTTGCTTGGTCCCGTGTCGCTGGCCCCGAGCGCCCAGCAGGCGATGTCGACGTGATGGGCCCCCCAGTCGGTCAGCTTTCCGCCGGAATACTCATGCCAGTTGCGGAATGAGTAGTGACAGTTGCTGTAAAGTGGCACGCCGCCGCCGTAGCCTTTTCGCATTTCCGGCAGAGCGCGATAAGCAACTTTCTCGGCTGGTCCCAACCAGAAATCCCAATCCAACCCGGCTGGCACGGGGGCTTCGGGAATTTCTGGCGAACCAATCATCCCGTTGATGCCACACGTCACTTTCTTGACTTTGCCGATCCGTCCCGCACGAATCAGAGCAATCGCTTTCAAAAAGCGTTGGCCGGACTCAGTCCGTTGCATCGTGCCGACTTGGAAGACGCGGCCGGTCATTTTGACCATTTTTTCGATCAATTTGCCTTCGTCGATCGTGAGTGTCAGCGGTTTCTCACAGTACACATCTTTGCCAGCGAGCATGGCTTCCACGGCAATTTTTGTGTGCCAGTGGTCCGGCGTGGCGATCATGACCGCATCAATATCCTTGCGATCGAGAATTTTGCGATAGTCTTTATAAGCGTCGGGTTTCTTCTTTTGTCGCTGTTCGGTCTTGGCGACATTCTGTTCGAGGACATTGGCATCGACGTCGGCCAAGGCGGCGAAATCCGCGAATTTAAACGATTTGTTCGTGATTCCCCACCCCTGATTGCGAAGCCCGATAGTTGCAAACACAGGGCGTTCGTTGGGCGACTCATAACCGAAGGCACGTTCACTTGCCGGCAGAACCATGCCCGCGGCTCCGGCGGCCGCAAGACCTTGCAAAAACTGACGACGCGATGGCCGATTCAATTGAGACATTAAGCACGTTCCCTTCGGAATGACGTTTCGGTGAAGTACGAATTATTCTTTTGTCGATTTTAACCGAGTTGCCACCGGACTTCAAAAGTGATTCGTCGAGTCCACGGGCCAACCAAGTGCCCATTGCAAGCGAAATTGGGCTTCGTTGTACTCGATGACGGCACGAAGGTACGCCCGCCGTGCGTCTTCCAAAGCTTGCACAGACTGCAAAACTTCCAGCGGAAGACCTTGCCCATCCTCAATTCGACTCAGATTGCGTTCGTAGGAATCTTCGGCGGTTTCGATGGCCTGCCGAGTGATTTCGATGCGATGACGACGATGACGAACCTGCGAATGGGCTTCGACGATCTCACGCGCCACCCGATCCATCGTGCGAAGTTTCGCGTATTTCGCTTGCTCGACGAGTGCCTGTGATTCCCGTCGAGCCGCTGACTCACCAAAGCCAAGTTGTCGAATTTCCCACGTCACTACGGCATCGAAGTCGTAACGACTCGCCACGTCGTCGACTTCGGTGCCTAATCCGCCGCCGAAGTCGCCGGTACTGAACCCCATCAGCAAGCTGGGCACGAGCGGTGCGTATTTTTCGCGTTGATATCGCTCGCAAGCGGCCGCGACAAGGGCTTGGGCTTCCTTCAATTCCGGCCGGTTGGATAGCCCAATCGGAATCAATGCTGAAGGTTCCGCGTCGAGCGTTGCCAATTCCAACGGCATCACAGTGGGATCTAGAGGGACAATCGGACGACCGGCGTCAATACTGAGAGTCTGCGCCAAGTTCGCCGACGCAACTTCGATCCGCTCCCGTGCGGAGACCAAACGGTTGTCGACCAGCATGAGCTCTGTTTTCAGTCGATCGGCGTCCGCTTGCAGACCCTCACCGGCTTCCGCGTAATCGTTTGTGATCTTCGCAAGATCGGCCGTTCGGCTGCGGGTGTCTTCGATAATCCGCAAATCTTGTTCGGCATCCAGAAGGTTTTGATAGGCGAGGGCGGCATCACGGAGTTGATCATTGAGGACACCGCTCGCGGCGTGTCCACGAGCCCAGGCGGTTTTCTCGGCAATTTCGGGTTGGAAGATTGCATCGGCCAGATGGAATTGAGCAATCAGGCCGGGTCTGGTATTCGTCGTGCCCGCCCCCGTTGCACCGGCACCGAGACCATACTGCAACGAGTTTCGGTTGACGTCGACAATATCACCGTCGCTCGCCTGGTAGTTCCCGTCGTGCTTGTGATAACTGAATCCTGGTTGAATCGAAGGCAACCAAAGAACCCGAGCCCGATCCAACTCCGCATAAGCTTCTTGCACTCGCCACCGAGCAAACCCCACAACCGGATGTTGACCGCCAATCATCGAGAGCACCGTCGGCAAATTCATCTGAATCGCATCGGACGGAACGGCTTCTGGAACCATTTCGACGGAAAGGTTCTCGGTCTTCGCATCCAGCACTGCGTTCGGTGCCGGGACCAACGGCATTGCATCCTCGGTCCCGCGGCTACGATCGTCTACAAGTTGAATGGATGTGTTTTGGCTTTCCTTGACGCTGCGAATCGGACGGCAGGCGGGTAGGGAATTTGGTGTCGATGACAATCCCGTTGCGGACTCCCCGTGGCTCGACGTTCCGCCGCGACTTTCCGGTGTTGCCAATGGCTCGACTCGGCTCGTGTTCGCACAGCCGGAAAATCCCCCCAGTGTCGCAAAGAGAACGCCAGTCGAAATCCATTTACGTCGCATACCAGGTCGCCTCTCGCAGGGTCTCGTCCGAACGGATCACCGCAACGGTTCCACAATAGAGGGATCGGTCAGCCAACGCCGATAAACAGTGCCGAATGGACGGATGGTGCGAGTTTTGCGGGTTCTCCGTTCAGATCGTACCGGTCATGTGGACTTGGTGACTTAGGTAAAACAGGTCAAATCATCTGTGGACAGATCAATTCGCGAAAGACCACTGGCGAAAGTGAAAGTCTTCCTATGTTTCTCTTAACCTGACCGGTAAACTCGTCTCATTCTTCCAAGTTTGTCTGAGTAGGATGCTGTTCGATGGTTCGCTTTCCGAACTGCCGCTGCTTGATGTTCGCAGCACTGATGAGTTGGGTAACGATTTCCTCTGGTTGTGGTGCCAAGGCCGTTGGTGAACCGCCGGAGAAAACAACGAAAACTGTGCCGGTCAAAACGGTCGCCGTTGCGACGCAAGACGTCCGCCGGACCAGCACACAACCGGCAACGATTCACGGTTACTATCGTGCCGAAATTCGGGCGAAAGTTAGTGGATATATCGCGGCAATTCATGCGGATATTGGCGATGTCGTCGAAGAGGGAACACCGTTGGCGGAAATTGCCGTCCCCGAAATGCAAAAGCAGTTGCAGA
This portion of the Thalassoroseus pseudoceratinae genome encodes:
- a CDS encoding prolyl oligopeptidase family serine peptidase, which translates into the protein MRCVIVLGILLGSVSGIVAEDRIERALSFGSRTANTVFRDRVSPNWLPGNEAFWYRVQTGSQSHEFVLIDAKTGERKTAKRLPELELPKANPERTSQLTARHRRTRRNGNESEIIFVNQLKMDVRIYWLNHDGRRIPYGLIKPSDTRPQHTFAGHVWLIESSTGEELATIEASETSRIVEIDGKMRSREQTEKRRKPRGTPSANGRWSAWVDDGIVMLEDRETGETTQLKTDFDGKSPYRGRIFWAPNSSAFVVSNTAPVSRREVTIVESSPTDQLQPKRVEFKYTKPGDPLPKPVPVLFRVNDADHQWQAISTKLFPNPFTQSDSLPVIWSPDSREFYFNYNERGHQRYRVLAANVETGDVRIIVEETSDTFINYSGKGWRRWLHDSGELIWMSERDGWCHLWRYDVDTAKVKNRITQGTWPVREVLHVDEDRQEIWFMASGLRTDEDPYHLHLCRVNFDGSQFRQLTTADGNHHIEFSPDRKFFIARWSRVDHPPVHELRRSADGSLVCQLEEADIEPLLNTGWSMPERFVAAGRDGKTEIHGLLIKPSNFDPSQSYPVVENIYAGPHSAHVPKDFGRMTGLYRVAELGFVVVKIDGMGTNHRGKTFHDVCWKNLKDAGFPDRIAWIKTAAESRPWMDLSRVGIYGGSAGGQNAMRALLDHHDFYKVAVADCGCHDNRMDKIWWNEQWMGWPIDESYQQNSNAVDAHKLEGELLLIVGELDRNVDPASTMQVVGALQKAGKRFEFMPIIGAGHGAAETPYGNRIRMEFLTRHLLAP
- a CDS encoding Gfo/Idh/MocA family protein; its protein translation is MSQLNRPSRRQFLQGLAAAGAAGMVLPASERAFGYESPNERPVFATIGLRNQGWGITNKSFKFADFAALADVDANVLEQNVAKTEQRQKKKPDAYKDYRKILDRKDIDAVMIATPDHWHTKIAVEAMLAGKDVYCEKPLTLTIDEGKLIEKMVKMTGRVFQVGTMQRTESGQRFLKAIALIRAGRIGKVKKVTCGINGMIGSPEIPEAPVPAGLDWDFWLGPAEKVAYRALPEMRKGYGGGVPLYSNCHYSFRNWHEYSGGKLTDWGAHHVDIACWALGASDTGPSKITPIEYNLPVEYKDGNPVVHDRYNAATSFRIQVDMPDDVEMIITSEGDNGILFEGTKGRFFVNRGKIVGKPVEELADNPLPDGAIEEVYGGKVSANHTANFIEAMESRKQPISDVWSHNRMLEICHLSNIAMRLGRPLKWDPVKRQVIDDEQANSFLSRENRKGFEINI
- a CDS encoding TolC family protein — encoded protein: MRRKWISTGVLFATLGGFSGCANTSRVEPLATPESRGGTSSHGESATGLSSTPNSLPACRPIRSVKESQNTSIQLVDDRSRGTEDAMPLVPAPNAVLDAKTENLSVEMVPEAVPSDAIQMNLPTVLSMIGGQHPVVGFARWRVQEAYAELDRARVLWLPSIQPGFSYHKHDGNYQASDGDIVDVNRNSLQYGLGAGATGAGTTNTRPGLIAQFHLADAIFQPEIAEKTAWARGHAASGVLNDQLRDAALAYQNLLDAEQDLRIIEDTRSRTADLAKITNDYAEAGEGLQADADRLKTELMLVDNRLVSARERIEVASANLAQTLSIDAGRPIVPLDPTVMPLELATLDAEPSALIPIGLSNRPELKEAQALVAAACERYQREKYAPLVPSLLMGFSTGDFGGGLGTEVDDVASRYDFDAVVTWEIRQLGFGESAARRESQALVEQAKYAKLRTMDRVAREIVEAHSQVRHRRHRIEITRQAIETAEDSYERNLSRIEDGQGLPLEVLQSVQALEDARRAYLRAVIEYNEAQFRLQWALGWPVDSTNHF